GACTTAAAATCAAATTTACCCCCGGAACGTCTTACAGCTATAATCCATCTTGTGGCAAGTGCTGTAGAAGGACTTGTTCCTGAAGAGGTAACTGTTGTTGATACAAAAGGAAGGGTAATCTTTAAAGGTGGCAGCAATAACCAGACGAATACTTTTTTAAATAATTCACAATTGGATTATAAAACAAAAATTGAAAGTGAAATCAGCAGAAATGTTCAGAGTATGCTGGAAGGAATTATCGGATCGGGTAATGCAATTGTAAGAGTTAATGCCAATGTAGATTTTAATAAAATAAGTATGAATGAAGAAGAATATGATCCTGCGGCATCAGTTGTTAGAAGTAAAAGGGATATTGAAGAATCATCTAAATCAGGAAATGCTGCCCAAAACACCGCACCATCTGTAATTAATAAAAGAGCAGGAGTAATTTCGGGAGAATCGGTTGACCAAAACGGAAGAAAGAAAAAAGACACTCTCACAAATTATGAAATCAATAAAGTTACAAGAATAATCTCCAAACCGGCCGGAACAATTAAACGCTTATCTGTTGCCGCAGTTATTGACGGACGATATGAAACGGTTAAGTCGGATGACGGTACCGAAAAAAGAAACTATATTCCGAGAACAAATGAAGAATTAAGAAAGTTTGAAGATATAGTAAAAGGTGCAATGGGCTACGATGAGGATCGCGAAGACCTGGTTTCAGTTAGTTCCATACCTTTTTCCGAAACCTTACCGGCAGAATTTCAACCGGAATCCATAACGTTTGATTTCACGGCACTATTTAGAGAATATAAAAACATACTGATTAATCTTTTATTAATAATCGCTGTATTTTTTGTTCTGGTTAAACCATTGATTAAAATGTTAAAAAGTATCCCAAAAGAACCACTGGTGAATGTAAAGGAGATTCCATCAAATGTGCAGTCAAATGCCCAGATCCCCGGAGTAAACACAAAAGGCCAGATTGAACAAGTTATAGAAATAAGCAAGAGCAATCCTGAAAAAACCGAACAACTCATTAGGGCATGGATGAACGAGTAGAAAATGAATTTAGATACCAATGATGCCAAAAAAACAACCGGAATTCAAAAGACAGCAATTTTTTTGATGGCAATGGGTGAAGAATTTACCGCATCATTTTTCAAAACAATAGATCAAAATAATATTAAGAAAATAGGCAAATATATGTCCAAAATTACATATATTCCTGCCGATGTTTTGAATGCTGTCATGAAAGATTTTTTAACAAACTTTCAAAGTGACAAGGCTATTGGATTATCCGGCAAATCATTTTTAAAGCAGGTGGCGGATAAATCTATGGGAGAATCACCGGTAAAGGAGGTTGTAAAAGCAATAGAAAGGGAAAATGAGAATACCCCTTTTGCTGAGCTTGCTTATCTTCCTGCAGAAAACATAATTAATCTTTTTAAGGGTGAGCATCCGCAAACCATTTCACTTGTGCTATCCACCCTGCCCCAGGACAAGGCAGCCGAAATACTTTGCATGCTGCCAGATGAGAACAAAGCTGATATAGCATATAGAATATTGCACATTGGAGAAGTCAATGATGATGTTATCAGAGACCTTGACGAAATATTAAAAAAAGAAATTACCGAGATGGGGGCTGGTTCAAAAAGAAAATTTGACGGAGTTGAAGCTCTTGCAAACATTTTAAGTGAGGTAAACGGCGAAACCGAAGAATCTATTATGATGCATATAGAAAAAGAAGATATCGAGCTCGCCCAGAAAATACGGCAGAAGATGTTTCTGTTCGAAGACTTGTTAAAAATTGATGACAAAAGTTTCAGGGAGATTTTAAAAAATATAAGTAATGATGTATTTGTAAGGGCTCTTAAAACTGCTTCCGAAGAGATGAAAGAGAAAATATTCAGCAATTTATCGGAAAGAGCTGCCAATATGCTTAAAGAGGATTTTGAAGTGCTTGGCCCGATTCGTATTAAAGAAGTTGAAGATAATCAGCAGGAAATAATAAAGGCAGCAAAAAAGCTGGAAGCTGAAGGCAAAATCGTTATAGGCGGCAAAGGCAAAGATGATGTTTTTGTATAAAATGCTTATATTAACTTTATATTTTATGATTAATTGGGCAACCAGGGTATATAATGCAAATATCTCATAAAACAAACGGGGATGACCTGACACACTATGAAATGAAAGCTTTTGATTCTTTCTATACTTCTGACAAAAAAGAAACGGGGCCATTTGCAGTCATTCAACACCATACAAAAAACAATTCAGTTTTTTATCCTATAGACATTGCCGGTAAGTATCATAAAAATGAAAGCCCGGAAGAAATTATAAAAAAAGCTCAAGAAAAAGCTGTTTTGATAGAGCAGGAAGCATATGAAAAAGGCTTTGAACAGGGCGAAAAGGACGGGTTGGAACTGGGCCAGGCAAAGGCTACGAAAATTGCTGAAAACATCGAAAGTCTTTTGGAAAAAATCAGTCTTCTAAGTTCAAAGATTCTAAATATTCATGAAAGGGAAATTATTACACTTATTTGTGCTGTTGCAGAAAAAGTTATTGGTTATCAGGTAGAACTTAATGATGCTGTAATCAGAAATACAGTCATAAATGCTATAAATATGGCAACGGAAAAACAATCTATCCGTCTGAAGGTAAACCCGGAAGATTTTGAATATATCGACAATTTAAGACCGGAAATATTTCAACGGTTCAATGAATTAGCATCGGTCGAAATAATTTCAAACCCGGCAATAAAACGTGGTGGTTGTCTATTGGAAACACCATGCGGCGATGTGGATGCAAGAATAGAAACACAGCTTTTAATAATTAGTAAATGTCTACAAGAAGTATTTGGGGAAAATAATATTGATTGACATTAGCGTTGATATTAATTGGAACCGTTATATGGAGTCTCTGGATAAATGCCGACCAATGCAGCATCAGGGAAAAATCATTAAGATTTCCGGTATTATTGCTGAAGCAAACGGACCAGGACTTTGTATCGGAAGTCTTTGTGATATCGAAACTGCTCCGGGTCATGCTATTCGTGCCGAGGTTGTAGGCTTCAAAGATCAAAAACTTATACTGATGCCATTTGGAGAGCTAAGAGGTGTTAAGCCGGGCAGTAAAGTTACTGAAATAATCAACCGGGCAACGGTTCCAGTAGGAAACGATTATATTGGAAGAGTAATTGATGGATTTGGGCAACCTTTAGATGGTAAAGGGGAAATAAATTCGGATGCGGAATACCCCGTGTATGGTAATGTTATCAACCCATTGCAAAGAAGAATTATAACTGAAACCATGGATGTCGGTATCAGAGCAATAAATTCTATGGTTACCGTGGGAAAAGGTCAGAGAATTGCTATTATGGCCGGATCGGGAGTAGGGAAAAGCGTGTTAATGGGTATGATGGCAAGAAATACAGCTGCAGATGTTTCAATTATTGCATTAATCGGTGAACGTGGCAGGGAAGTAAAAGAGTTTGTCGAAAAGAAGCTTGGTAAGGATGGAATGAAAAAAGCAATTGTGATTGCATCAACATCAGATACACCGGCACTTATAAGAATAAGAGCTGCCTATTATGCTACCGCACTTGCTGAGTATTTCAGGGATCAGGGATTGGATGTTCTTCTCGTTATTGATTCCATAACCAGAGTTGCCATGTCCTTAAGAGAAGTCGGGCTTGCGGCCGGTGAACCTCCAACAGCAAAAGGATATACACCAAGTGTTTTTACCCAGATGCCGAAGATTCTTGAACGCGCCGGTAATCTTGAGGAAAAGGGCAGTATAACCGGTATCTACAATGTATTAGTTGAGGGAGATGACATGAGCGAACCTGTAGCAGATACCGTTCGCTCCATTGTTGACGGACACATAGTACTTTCCAGAGATATTTCACATAAGGGGCATTATCCTGCAATAGATGTTATGGCAAGCATAAGCAGAGTGATGAAAGATATTGTGACACCAGATCACTTTGATTTGGCGAGAAAAGTAATCAAAACGCTTGCAATATATAAAGATGCGGAAGATCTGATTAACATCGGTGCATATCAAAACGGCAGTGATTCGGAGATAGATTTTGCAAAAAAAATGATCGGGAAGATAAATGCTTTTCTTCAGCAAAAAATTGATGAAAGAACAGATTTTGATAGCAGTCTTTCACAATTGAAACAGTTGATAGGAACCAAATGAAATGAAAAAATTTAACTATAGGCTGGAAAAAGTATTGCGTTATAGAAAGTATCTTGAAAAAAAAGCTCAAAAAAGACTGAGCGATACCATATATGAGTATCAAACCAGAGAAAATTTAATCAAAGATATTGAAAACAAGCAAAAAGAGCTTGCCGGTAATTGCAATAAAGAAAAGCTTAGAGGAATGGATGTTGTGCGGTACCAGAACTATAATCTTTATTCCAGGAAATTATGCGATGATCAGGAAAGAGAACTACTTGCCTTGAAAGAAACAAATGAGTCGGTTCAACTACACAGAAGCTTGCTTCAAAAAGAATTGATAAGAAAAAAACAACTTGAAAAATTAAAAGAAGTTCAAAGAAGCAGATATATGCAATTCGCAGAAAAAGATGCACAGAAGCAATCCGATGAGATGCAAATTACCATAGGTAAAAGGGTAAATTTATGAAGCCATTAACATATATTTCATTTATTTCTTTGCTTGTACTCAAAATAGTATTTATTTCTTTGTTTATTTTCCAGACTGAATCAAGCAATTTATTATTTAACACAAAGGCAATTGCTTCAGAAAATATAACTGACGCTCCTGTAGCAACTAAACCCCTTCCGGAAATTGAGGATGAAAATAATAAAGATAATATGGCTTTTCTGCTAAAACAAAAAGCCGAACTTAAGTCACAGCAAGAAGAACTTGCGGCTATACGAGATGATATCAGCAATAAAATTGAAAAGCTAACCCGGCTAAGAGAAGAAATTAAACTCGATTTAGCAAAAATCGAAACGATTCAAAATAAAAAAACTAAACATCTGATAAAAGCATATTCTGCAATGAAACCCCAAAGCGCCGCTGAATTGGTAGAAAAGCTTGACACTGATTTTGCAGTGGAGTTACTTTCACAAATGAAGGGGGAAGCTGTCGGAACTATTTTGTCAAATTTGGATAAAGATAAAGCGGCAAAAATTACTAAAGGGCTTGTCGGAAAATAACGATTCAATGCCGTTGAATTA
The Pseudomonadota bacterium genome window above contains:
- the fliF gene encoding flagellar M-ring protein FliF; translation: MNNSVVQFTEFIKSLPPAKKISIAITVLLLMGAFAGIFMIASQVDYRVLFNNLSAQDAGAIIEKLGEKNIPYKIEGSGSLILVPSDMVYELRLQMVGEGLPRDGQIGFEIFDKTDYKTTHFVQNLNYQRALQGELARTINCFEEVKTSRIFIVLPKETLFVEDAKPASASVLLDLKSNLPPERLTAIIHLVASAVEGLVPEEVTVVDTKGRVIFKGGSNNQTNTFLNNSQLDYKTKIESEISRNVQSMLEGIIGSGNAIVRVNANVDFNKISMNEEEYDPAASVVRSKRDIEESSKSGNAAQNTAPSVINKRAGVISGESVDQNGRKKKDTLTNYEINKVTRIISKPAGTIKRLSVAAVIDGRYETVKSDDGTEKRNYIPRTNEELRKFEDIVKGAMGYDEDREDLVSVSSIPFSETLPAEFQPESITFDFTALFREYKNILINLLLIIAVFFVLVKPLIKMLKSIPKEPLVNVKEIPSNVQSNAQIPGVNTKGQIEQVIEISKSNPEKTEQLIRAWMNE
- the fliG gene encoding flagellar motor switch protein FliG; amino-acid sequence: MNLDTNDAKKTTGIQKTAIFLMAMGEEFTASFFKTIDQNNIKKIGKYMSKITYIPADVLNAVMKDFLTNFQSDKAIGLSGKSFLKQVADKSMGESPVKEVVKAIERENENTPFAELAYLPAENIINLFKGEHPQTISLVLSTLPQDKAAEILCMLPDENKADIAYRILHIGEVNDDVIRDLDEILKKEITEMGAGSKRKFDGVEALANILSEVNGETEESIMMHIEKEDIELAQKIRQKMFLFEDLLKIDDKSFREILKNISNDVFVRALKTASEEMKEKIFSNLSERAANMLKEDFEVLGPIRIKEVEDNQQEIIKAAKKLEAEGKIVIGGKGKDDVFV
- a CDS encoding FliI/YscN family ATPase, with the translated sequence MESLDKCRPMQHQGKIIKISGIIAEANGPGLCIGSLCDIETAPGHAIRAEVVGFKDQKLILMPFGELRGVKPGSKVTEIINRATVPVGNDYIGRVIDGFGQPLDGKGEINSDAEYPVYGNVINPLQRRIITETMDVGIRAINSMVTVGKGQRIAIMAGSGVGKSVLMGMMARNTAADVSIIALIGERGREVKEFVEKKLGKDGMKKAIVIASTSDTPALIRIRAAYYATALAEYFRDQGLDVLLVIDSITRVAMSLREVGLAAGEPPTAKGYTPSVFTQMPKILERAGNLEEKGSITGIYNVLVEGDDMSEPVADTVRSIVDGHIVLSRDISHKGHYPAIDVMASISRVMKDIVTPDHFDLARKVIKTLAIYKDAEDLINIGAYQNGSDSEIDFAKKMIGKINAFLQQKIDERTDFDSSLSQLKQLIGTK